A part of Candidatus Binatia bacterium genomic DNA contains:
- a CDS encoding molybdopterin-dependent oxidoreductase, whose protein sequence is RAYPLLLEHLWPKLRTVVTIDWRMTSTALWADFVLPAAAWYERTEHKWVTPLTPFLHAGEKVTSFYEARSDWEIMALLAKAVDDRARERGIRSFRDRAGRERSFEGLYERFSSNGRYGPEDDERVAQDLVEGASNLEGVEWEALKQKGWARFTGVGSSIVSIGNATTVKPDD, encoded by the coding sequence CCGCGCCTACCCGCTCCTGCTCGAGCACCTGTGGCCGAAGCTCCGCACGGTGGTGACGATCGACTGGCGCATGACCTCGACGGCCCTGTGGGCGGACTTCGTCCTGCCGGCGGCCGCCTGGTACGAGCGGACCGAGCACAAGTGGGTGACGCCGCTCACCCCCTTCCTCCACGCCGGCGAGAAGGTCACGAGCTTCTACGAGGCGCGCTCGGACTGGGAGATCATGGCGCTGCTCGCGAAGGCGGTGGACGATCGCGCTCGCGAGCGCGGCATCCGGAGCTTCCGCGACCGCGCCGGGCGCGAGCGCTCCTTCGAGGGCCTCTACGAGCGCTTCAGCTCGAACGGCCGCTACGGCCCCGAGGACGACGAGCGTGTCGCGCAGGACCTCGTCGAGGGCGCGAGCAACCTCGAGGGGGTGGAGTGGGAGGCGCTCAAGCAGAAGGGCTGGGCGCGCTTCACCGGGGTCGGGAGCAGCATCGTGTCGATCGGCAACGCGACGACCGTGAAGCCCGACGACA